The DNA sequence AAGCAGCGGAATTGGGTTTAGTACCATCTCACGGTGAGCTATATACGCATTTATTGCAGGGTGATTCAGGCTTAGGTGGGCTAAGATTCACGACTAAAACCGGGATCGAAGCGGCAGAAGAAATTTTAGAGGTTGTAGCCGAATCACTTATCCAGAAAACAGTCATTTAAGTATCTTTCAGAGTTTAATCGCAATTATTGAAACATATCAGTAAAGGAAAGATGTGGGAGAATTGAAGATAGTGTTAAGTGTTAATTACGAAAGTAGAAGTTTGAAATGTGAAAGTTATGTGAACATTGCCGTTAGGTATTTTTCAGGGTCAAACCTGTGATAATATATGTAATAATGTAAATGAAATAAAAGCAAAGTGCAATTTGGAACAAAATTGGAGGTACATATGGATTCGGTCGCGAACTTTTTCCAGGGGATCTTTGCGAGTTATGCACAGTTTTTTTCTTTAGATGCCCTTCTGGCAACATTGACTGACCCTGTTAGTCTTGGGATTATAGGATCATTAATTATCTTGGAAGGCTTACTATCAGCTGATAATGCGCTTGTTTTGGCCGTTCTTGTCAGAGGCCTACCAAAGCGGCAACAGAAGAAAGCACTGTTTTACGGTATTGGGGGAGCATATCTTTTTAGGTTTTTAGCGATTGGTTTTGGGCTTTATTTAGTTCAAATACGCTGGGTAAAGATTATTGGGGCACTCTATTTACTTTGGATGTCAGCTAAGTATTTCTTCTCTAGTAAGGACGAGGATGATAGCTCTATAGAAACAAGCGATAAGAGTTTCTGGGCCGTTGTTTTACAAGTTGAGTTAATGGATATTGCCTTTAGTATTGATAGTGTTTTAGCCGCTTTTGGAGTGAGTGGAAAGGTATGGGTACTTTTTCTAGGTGCTATTTTCGGTATCTTAATGATGAGGGGAGTAGCGCGAATCTTCCTGGTTCTGATAGAAAAATATCCTGAACTTGAGACAACTGCTTATGTCCTTATTGCTCTCATTGGTGCAAAAATGATGGCTTCGGTGTTTGGTTATCTTATTTCTGATGAGCTGTTTTTTATAATTTTGATTGTGGTATTCTTTAGTACGTTCCTTTTCCATTACATAAACGTTAAGCTAGGAAAATCAAACAACGAAAAAACTGACAGTGTTAAAAAGTCAAAGACAAAAGTATCTTAATTTGTTTAATAAATGAGGGGGATTAACAGTGGCAACAATTAACTTACAAAAAGGGCAAAAAATTGATTTAACGAAAGGAAACCCGGGATTAGCCAAAATTATGGTTGGTTTAGGATGGGATGAAGTATCGAAACCAAAATCAGGAGGTATTCTTGGTGGCCTTTTTGGAGGCGGGGCACCTGCGGCCATTGATTGCGATGCTTCCGCGATTCTGCTTGATGAACGGGGCAAGTTAACCTCAAAAGATCGTTTGGTCTACTTTGGCAATTTGAAAAGTGCTGATAAAAGTGTAAAACACAGCGGTGATAACCTTACAGGCGCAGGCGATGGTGATGACGAACAAATCCAAGTCGATTTAAGTAATGTCCCAAGTGCCATCCAAAAGATCGTTTTTGTCGTGAATATTTATGACTGTGTAAAACGGAAACAAGACTTTGGGCTGATTGCCAATGCCTTTATCCGTGTTGTAAATCCAGTTAATGGGCAAGAATTTTGTAAGTATAATCTAGCTGAAAGTTACTCAGGTAAGACAAGTCTAGTGGTTGCAGAGGTTTATCGCCACAATAATGAATGGAAATTCGCTGCAATCGGCGAAGGGACGAATGATGCATCCTTAAGCGAACTCATCCGTCGATATCAATAATTTAGTATAAGGGGGATAATTCAGATGGCAATTAGTTTACAAAAAGGTCAAAAGGTCGATCTGACGAAATCAAATCCGGGTCTTTCGAAGATCGTTGTTGGTCTTGGTTGGGACGTCAATAAATATGACGGCGGAAAGGATTTTGACTTAGATTCCGCTGCCTTTATGCTTAATACTGAAGGAAAAGTTGTCAATGATAAGGACTTTGTTTTTTACAATAACTCCACGAGCTCAGATGGTTCTGTCCTGCATACGGGTGACAATCGTTCTGGTGCTGGAGAAGGGGATGATGAACAAATAAAGGTTGACCTCTCTACAGTACCTAGTAGCATTGCTAAGATCTCCTTTGGCATTACGATCCATGAGGCAAGAGAACGTAATCAGAACTTCGGGCAGGTTTCCAATGCTTATGTACGCGTTTTAAATGAAGCATCCGGAGAAGAAATCATACGCTACGACCTTGGTGAAGACTTCTCAGTTGAGACAGCTGTGGTGGTTGGAGAGTTATATCGTAACAATACAGAGTGGAAATTTAATGCGATTGGTAGTGGCTATCAAAACGGTTTAGCAGGTTTGTGTAAAGATTTCGGGTTGGATGTTTAATCGATACATGTTCGTTTTTGGACCTTGTTATTATAGTCTATGGGCTCTATCTACTAGAATGAAAGAGGTGTTTTAGTTGATCAGTCTGCAAAAAGGACAAAAGATTGACCTTACCAAAGGAAACCCTGGGCTTGCAAAGATTATTGTTGGATTAGGTTGGGATACAAATAAGTACTCCGGTGGTTCGGATTTTGACCTAGATGCCTCAGCTTTTTTACTCGATAAGAGTAGTCGAGCAGGTGGGATTGAAGACTTTATTTATTACAATAATCTGGTCGGTGGAGACGGTTCAGTTAAACATACGGGTGATAACCTTACTGGAGACGGTGAGGGAGATGATGAACAAATCAAGGTTGATCTAGCTGCAGTGCCTGTTCATGTTGATAAAATTGCGATCACAGTTACAATTCATGAGGCGATACAACGAGGGCAGAACTTTGGACAGGTATCGAATGCATTTGTTCGCGTAGTCAATGAAGTCAACGGACAAGAAGTTATGCGGTATGATTTGGGCGAGGATTTTTCCGTAGAAACTGCATTGGTTGTTTGCGAACTATATCGCCATCAAGGGGAATGGAAGTTCAATGCAGTGGGTAGTGGTTTTTCTGGTGGTTTAGCAGCTCTTTGTTCGAACTATGGTTTACAAGTAGGCTAATTGCTTTTTAAGAGGCGCTTCAATATTTTGAGGCGCCTCTTTTGTATACACTTTAAAGGGCCAGAGCGTAATCTAATCGAAGAATCTTGTAGATCGCTAAAGGCACATATTTTTAGATTCTTGTAAAATCGAACTATGTTTTCTGGGTGTTATGATCACGGCTGTATCTTTAAATATGTAAGCTGAGACTTCATGGCCAGGAAAATAAGCGTTTAATGGCTCAAAGGTTGTTAAAAAACCTTCTCTACCTTGTTCAGTATACCCAAGGATTTGCAAGCGGGAGTTTAATTTATCAATGTAGTGTTCTCGGTTATCGAAGGAGACCGTGATTCGATCTTTTCTTAGATTCCAAGCAAGATAAAAACTCGCCAAGACTGAGAAGACATAACCATAAACTGTTAGCTCGATATTTATGGGAATGAACAGATTACTAAAGGAGAGAAGAAGAAATGGTGAAGCAATGATAACAAAAAATATAGTGTAAGTTTTTAGGAAGCCTCTGATTTTCATACTGTTCCTCCTAGCTGGACCAGTGTGGTCAGTTTGGTAATTTAGATTATTCTCCAACACGGTTGAAAGTTACATTTACATATAATTCTTAAAACTTTGTATTTCGGTTAAATACATCGAAATATGACTTTTATTGCTAAGTATCGTGCAATGGGCTGTTCTTAGCCGCTTGATATTTACAAAGTTATTGCTTATGATTAAATCGGAGTTCATCCGTCTGAATGACTTAGTACATAATGACACATAAAGGTGATCAGGGGGTAGCATCTATGATTAATAAGGGAGGCCAATCCGTTCGTAAATTGCTCATGACTTTAAGTTTGGCATTGGCTGGAGCGGGACTCATCTGGGGAATTGTGATGACTCGAGGTGGGGAATGGATTAAAACAGGGTTTAGGTTCTTTACTGGAGAAGGAGCAGGACTTTCACTCACTTGGAAAGTGGATGGCCTAACGGTATTCTTCCTTTTTATTTTGCTTTTAGGTCAGGGTTTATCGTCTCTTTATTCAATTGGATATCTCAAAGAATATGAAGAAAAGAAAAAGTCTCTTTGGCCTTTTTTTACGGGTTGGTTTCTATTTCTTGGCAGCATGTTTGGTGTGTTGCTAGCGGATGATGGTTTTTCGTTTTTATTAATGTGGGAAATGATGTCTCTGTTCTCATTTTTCTTAGTTCTCTATGAGCACGAAGACCCTCAAAATAGAAAGTCTGCTTACATTTATTTAGTAATGACTCACGTTGCAACGGTCTTTTTAACTGCTGCGACCATGTTCTTATACTCTAAAACAGGAAGCTTTGCTTTTGAGGTATGGGCGGGTGTCGTTCCAATGTTAACGACAGTCCAACTTAATTTGCTTTTTCTAGCTTTCTTTGTAGGCTTAGGCTCTAAAGCAGGTTTTGTTCCGTTTCATATTTGGTTACCGTATGCTCATTCGGCTGCACCTAGTCCAGTGTCTACTTTAATGTCCGGAGTCATGGTTAAAGTTGCGCTTTATCTCTTCTTCAGATTAGTTTGGTTGATGTTGGGACCTGGTCCGGTTTGGTGGGGCTGGTTATTTTTGCTGATCGGAGCACTCTCAGCGCTCGTTGGGATACTCTTTGCTTCAGTTCAGTCAGACCTAAAAAAACTGCTTGCTTATTCGACGATAGAAAACGTGGGTATTCTAGGGATGGCTTTGGGAAGTGCTTTTTTGGCAAGATCTTGGCAAAACGATTGGGCGATGAATTTAGCTCTTGTCGCTTTCTTTTGGCATGCTTTGCAACATATGCTTTTTAAATCCCTGCTCTTTATGGGTGCAGGAAATATCATACAGGCAACGCATACTCGAAATTTAGAGCGTTTAGGTGGATTGCTTAGACGGATGCCGAAAACGGGTCTTGCTGCCTTAGTTGGAATCGTAGGTATCACTGCCTTACCTCCATTGGGAGGATTCTGGGGAGAGTTAATCCTTTTTCAATCTCTTTGGCTAAATACTTTGGAGTTGACAGGCGGTTGGAGTAAAGTTTTTTTACCGATATCCATTGGAATTCTCGCCCTCGTCGGAGGGTTGTCTCTCGCAACATTTGTCAAGTGGTTTGGAATCGCCTTCCTCGGACAAGCTCGTTCCAATGTGGCGGAAAGGGCTGAAGAGGCACACCCTGTTCAATTTATTACTCCATTATTAGTAGGTGGATTAGCAATCTTAAGTGTACTTTGGCCGGCAGCAACTTTAGAGTTTATCAACTTGCCCATGTCGGTTTTGAGAACAGGTGAAGTGATCAGTATAGGGTCAAATTTGGGAAAACCGCTTTTCATGACGTCGGTTTATTTAATCCTAATTAGTCTACTGACTGTTGTTGTAGTGGTTCTAACTAAACGAGGAACGCGAAGAGTTACGGCAACTTGGAATTGCGGTACGCCCCTCACTTCGAGAATGCAATATTCTGCTACCGGCTTAACAAAACCCATTCGCATCCTCTTTTCTAAAGCAGTGGGTTCTCATAGGCATGTGGAACGGAATTTCGTGGAATCGAGTTACAGTTTGCGTTCTTTAAGATATGAAGGAAGAAGTAAGGAAGTTTTCGAGGATGTTTTCTATCGGCCCTTAATTCATGGATTGTTTTGGGTGGCGTCTCAAATCCGTAAATTGCAGGAGGGGAGCATTCATCTATACATTGGCTACCTGCTGATTACAGTTATCGTCGTACTAATTTTAGGGCGTTAGGAGGAGAAAGGATGGACGAATTATCAATAAGTATACCCCGTCTGCTGATGGGATTTGGACATTTGGCCTTGATTTTAGCTGCAGCCCCGTTACTTCAGGGATTTATTAAAAAAAGCAAAGCGTTCTGGCAGATGAGACAAGGCCCCTCAATCCTTCAACCGTACCGGGATCTAAGAAAATTGCTAAAGAAGGAGGAACTGATTTCAGAACATGCTTCCTGGATCTTTTTGCTAGCGCCAAGGATTGGAATAGCGGCAACCATAATGGCTGGGCTTGTTATTCCGAATGCTTGGGGTTGGGCGCCATTAAGTGGCTGGGGAGATCTTTTTCTATTTGGAGCAAGCCTCGGCTTAGTGCGTTTGTTTATAACACTTTCGGGATTAGAAGGAGCAGGAACGTTTGGAGGGATGGGGTCAAGCAGAGAACTTTTTTTAGGGTTATTAACTGAACCTGCTTTGCTTCTAGGACTCATCGTTTTAGCTTTTATAACTCAGACAACCTCTCTACAAGGGATTACCTCTGGCTTGGAAACTATATCACCAATTTTTATTCCCCGCATTTTAGCCTTACTAACCTTAGGGATAGTGAGCATTGCGGAGATGGGGCGAATTCCTGTGGATAATCCTGATACCCATTTGGAATTAACGATGATCCATGAAGGAATGTTGATAGAGTATTCCGGGCCTTCACTCGCTCTTCTGAATTTTGCTGAGCAGGTCAAGCAACTCTTACTGATTAGTTTATTGGCCCAAATCGTTTGGCCTAGCGGACTGATTTCTGGGAGTAACGGGTTACTAGGATTACTCTGGGCTTTAGGCTTTGCTGGAGTTAAAGTTGCTGTTCTAGGATTCTTTTTTGCTACAGTAGAAAGTCTCTTTGTTAAGAGGCGACTTTTCTTACTACCAAATTATTTGGCGACAAGCACTGCCTCGGCCATTTTGGCCTTAGTATCACTCTGGTTTATAAGGGGGCAGATTTAAGTGGTAGGTATTCCTGAGAATGAGCTTAATCTATTAGTATTTGTGCTTTTGACGTGCGGACTGTGCGTTGTCTATAGCTCACGGGTGGAAAAAGCTCTGTTTTGGTGGACTTTACAAACATTCGCTGTTTCCTTTCTTGTTTTAGTTCAAGGACTTTATAGCCGCGAATTGGAGGTTATCATAGTCGGTGCGTTGTTATTAATCGGCAAGGTCGGAATCATCCCCGTGCTTTTAGGACGTGTTTTGCGTGATTCAAAGACAGAATGGGTGGGCGAAATCTACTTAAAACGCACTTCTTCGTTAGTGGTAGCTGGTGCTTTAACTCTCATAGCCTATGAAGTGACAAAACCCTTGATGGCACTACCGCTGCCAGGCTTTCGCAACGGTTTAGCCGTTGGTATAGCCCTGATTTTTTACGGCCTGCTACTTATGATGGTCCGTAAGGTCGCTATAGTACAAGTCTTGGGAATTTTGCTGATTGATAATGGGATATTCCTAGCGGGGTTCTTTCTAACTCAAGGGATGCCTTTGTTAGTGGAGATGGGGAGTATGTTCGATATTTTAGTGGGGATTGTCATTATAGTGATCCTATCAAGACAAATGTTGGAGAATTATAATTCCCTGAATGTTGATCACATGAGGTCATTGAAAGGATAGTATGCGATGTTTATTGGAGTAGCTGTAATCGCGGCGGTGGGAATGCTAATTTCGGCAAAGGACACCTACTTAAAACTATTGAACTGTGTGGCTCTTATCTTATTAACAGTAAGTGGTGGGTGGACTATTCGGAAAACATTAACACAAGGGGCTCACGGATATGCATCAGGCGCATTTTATTGGGATGCCCTGAGTGCCTTGTTGCTGACGGTCATTGTCATTATTTCTGTCTATGTTATTCTATATTCTTTAGGGTATATGGAAAGGGAAGTCCATGAGAAGAAGCTGCCGAGAAAGAGTCTGAAGTGGTACTATTTTTGGATATGGGTTTTTATCGCAACCATGCTTTTAGTTGTTAGCACACCTAATCTTGGGATTATCTGGGTAGGTATAGAAGGGACGACTTTAGCAACAACTCTCTTGGTTGGCTTTTATCGCAACAAGAAGGCCGTTGAAGCCGCGTGGAAATATGTGATTTTATGTACGGTAGGTATCAGTTTTGCGTTGCTGGGTACCATGTTGCTTTTTGCTGCAGCAGCACCGCATTTGGGTCAAAGTATAACGGCTTTGGATTGGCGTATGCTACCGAAGGTAGCCCATCAATTAGATTCTAACCTAGTTCGCCTAGGTGTTATATTCACAGTCGTTGGCTACGGGGCAAAGGTTGGTTTTGTACCCATGCATGCTTGGCTTCCGGATGCTCATAGTCAGGCCCCTTCTCCAGTCAGTGCTTTGTTATCGGCTGTCTTACTTAATTGTGCACTTTATGCGATTTTACGCTGGTACAGCCTGGCTCGTCTAACTACATTGGGGCCGGATTTTGTCGGGAAGATACTGATGATTTTTGGACTTTTGTCATTGGCACTTATGGTAGGATTTATCATAATGCAAAAAGATATCAAACGTCTATTGGCCTATTCGAGTGTAGAGCACATGGGGATTTTAGCGTTAGGTTTTGGCTTGGGAACTCAGCTAGCTGTCTGGGGGGCATCGTTGCACCTCTTACTTCATGCTCTCACTAAAGCAAATCTCTTTGTGATTATCGGAAGCTTGGTTCAAAAAACGGGCACAAGACAAATTCCGAGGATCCGTGGGATCTTCAAAGTTTGGCCTTATACTGGTGTAATCATGGTTTTGGGTTTATTGGGAATTACGGGAACACCACCATTTGGAACGTTTCGTTCAGAGCTAAGCATCTTAACGGGTCTGTATAAAACTGGGCATCCATTACTGGGCTTTTTAACGATTTTATTTCTGACTTTAATCTTTGCGGGGTTTCTCTATCATTTCCTTCAGATGCTCTTTGGGCAACCCAGGGGCCGTTATCAAGCTGGAGAAAGTGTAAGCACGCTAGCCCTTGCCTTCCCTCTTTTGGTGGTCCTTTTCTTGGGCTTGTTCATTCCTCAAAGTTTGAATGAGGCGCTAAATCAGGTCGTTAAAGTGATATTGGGGGGCGTATAAGATGCTGGGTTTACGGGAGTCTTTACAGAATTATAATCCGGATATTGAGATTGTAGAGTGGGAGAAACATGAGGGTATGATTGATGTGCCTTCTAGAGATCTTCCGGATTTATTGACATTCTGTTTGTCAATGTCACCACGCCCTATTTGGTTGACTCATGTTGTTAATGATGAGCGTCAACTGGGAAATGGGTTTTGTCTTTACTTAGTACTTCATTTTCCGGGGAACGATTTCTCTGTTACACTTGTGGCAAAAGATATCAAAGAAGATTTTCCTTCGCTAACTTTGATCTATCCAGCCCTGAATTGGTCGGAGAGAGAAGCTCAAGATTTATTTGGTTTAAATGCAGTCGGACATCCTGACCCGCGTTCTTTGGTTTTACATCCGGGTTGGTCCAAAGAATTTTATCCTTTGCGAAAGGATCACAAAGTGGGGAAAGAAGCGAAGGCCTTTAAAGTAGCCCCTTTAGAGTTCCCTCAGGCTCATGGGGAAGGAATATTTGAGGTTCCTGTAGGACCAATTCATGCCGGAATCATTGAACCTGGACATTTTCGCTTTTATACCATTGGAGAAGCGGTGCTTCATCTGGAGGCACAACTCTTTTTTACACACAAAGGAATTGAGAAACTCCTCGAAGGAAAAAGTATCGAAGAAGGGCTACGCATCATCGAACGGGTTTGTGGAGTTTGCACTGTGAGTCATGCTCTTGCTTATAGTGAAGCAGTGGAAAAACTCGCCGCAATTGAAGTTCCGCGTCAAGTCTTATTATGGAGAACGATCCTTGCTGAATTAGAGCGAGCTTATAACCATGTGGGCGATATTGGCAATATGTGTGCTGGAGTAGGCTTTGCCTTGGGAAACGCTAATGGTTCGCAATGTAAGGAAAAGCTTCAACGACTTAATTCTGACTTCTTTGGCCATCGGTTCTTGAGGGGAATAGTTGTTCCAGGGGGGCTCAGGTCAATCCCTAGTCAAAAGGATAGCCAGGCCATACTAGACCGTCTTCATGAACTAGCCTATGATTTCGAAGAATGGATCCCCCTTCTATTAAACCATGATGGCTTTAGACAGCGTGCTGTCAACACTGGAGTTTTAAATCCTGTGAGTGCGATTGATCTGGGAGTTACAGGACCAGCTGCACGCGCTTCAGGTATTGCAAATGACTGGCGAGAACTCCATGCTCACCTTTTATATCCTGAACTGAAAGTGAATTCAATGATTGAGCACGGTGGTGATGCTTGGTCTCGTTTAGTGGTTCGCGTAAAAGAAGCTAGGGAGAGTTTTCGGTTCCTAAAGAACTTATTGCAAGAAGGGACGAAGGGACCTGTTTACGAGTATGAAAATTCTAAGCTGTTTTTAGAACAGAAGCTCAGACCTTGGCAACCTGCATGGGGATGTGTAGAGTCTCCGCGAGGGACAGATGTAATCTGGTTGATGATGGATGACGAAAATAAGATTTATCGCTGTCGGATTCGATCCGCAAGCTATGCCAACTGGCCAGCGGTCCCGCTGACAGTACCGGGTAATATTGTACCTGATTTTCCATTAATCAATAAGAGTTTTGAATTATGTTATAGTTGTTGTGACCGTTAACCGAAAAGAGGAGATAACATGTTGAGTTTGCTGCTCCGGAAACTAAAAATGGGTCGGCTCACGGAGAAGGATGGGAATTTGTTATCATCGCAAAAATCCTCCAAATTGCCATCGAGTTTTACAAAGTCCCTTCAAATTCGGCACCTTGATTGTGGTTCCTGTAATGGGTGTGATTGGGAACTTACAGCCATAGGTAATTCCTTATATGATCATCAGCATTTCGGAATTGACTTCGTAGCGTCACCCCGTCATGCAGATCTATTAATGTGCACAGGGCCTGGTTCTACACAATTGTTGTATGCTGCCCATGAAACTTATGAAGCAATGCCTAAGCCGAAATGGGTCGTGGCAGTCGGAGATTGTGCCATTAATGGTGGTGTATTCAAAGGGGCTTATGCCAGCGCAGAAGGAATTGGTAATGTATTGCCAGTGGATATTAAGATTCCGGGATGCCCACCTTCACCAGATAATATAATGAAAGCTTTACTGGAGGTCATGGGAAAGAGTTGAAGGAGTCAATTCAACCAAATTACTTCTCTAAACTTAAAAACTTCCTCGGGCTGTTGTCGACGGGATAAGTTATGATGAGGCTTAATAATAAGTGAAATAATCCCTGGACCCGAAATAATGATTTGCTCTCCTTTAGGTAGACAGGTTAAATAATTAATCTCGTTACTGAACAGGGGAGT is a window from the Desulfosporosinus sp. Sb-LF genome containing:
- a CDS encoding NADH-quinone oxidoreductase subunit H; amino-acid sequence: MDELSISIPRLLMGFGHLALILAAAPLLQGFIKKSKAFWQMRQGPSILQPYRDLRKLLKKEELISEHASWIFLLAPRIGIAATIMAGLVIPNAWGWAPLSGWGDLFLFGASLGLVRLFITLSGLEGAGTFGGMGSSRELFLGLLTEPALLLGLIVLAFITQTTSLQGITSGLETISPIFIPRILALLTLGIVSIAEMGRIPVDNPDTHLELTMIHEGMLIEYSGPSLALLNFAEQVKQLLLISLLAQIVWPSGLISGSNGLLGLLWALGFAGVKVAVLGFFFATVESLFVKRRLFLLPNYLATSTASAILALVSLWFIRGQI
- a CDS encoding proton-conducting transporter membrane subunit; its protein translation is MFIGVAVIAAVGMLISAKDTYLKLLNCVALILLTVSGGWTIRKTLTQGAHGYASGAFYWDALSALLLTVIVIISVYVILYSLGYMEREVHEKKLPRKSLKWYYFWIWVFIATMLLVVSTPNLGIIWVGIEGTTLATTLLVGFYRNKKAVEAAWKYVILCTVGISFALLGTMLLFAAAAPHLGQSITALDWRMLPKVAHQLDSNLVRLGVIFTVVGYGAKVGFVPMHAWLPDAHSQAPSPVSALLSAVLLNCALYAILRWYSLARLTTLGPDFVGKILMIFGLLSLALMVGFIIMQKDIKRLLAYSSVEHMGILALGFGLGTQLAVWGASLHLLLHALTKANLFVIIGSLVQKTGTRQIPRIRGIFKVWPYTGVIMVLGLLGITGTPPFGTFRSELSILTGLYKTGHPLLGFLTILFLTLIFAGFLYHFLQMLFGQPRGRYQAGESVSTLALAFPLLVVLFLGLFIPQSLNEALNQVVKVILGGV
- a CDS encoding NADH-quinone oxidoreductase subunit C, which produces MLGLRESLQNYNPDIEIVEWEKHEGMIDVPSRDLPDLLTFCLSMSPRPIWLTHVVNDERQLGNGFCLYLVLHFPGNDFSVTLVAKDIKEDFPSLTLIYPALNWSEREAQDLFGLNAVGHPDPRSLVLHPGWSKEFYPLRKDHKVGKEAKAFKVAPLEFPQAHGEGIFEVPVGPIHAGIIEPGHFRFYTIGEAVLHLEAQLFFTHKGIEKLLEGKSIEEGLRIIERVCGVCTVSHALAYSEAVEKLAAIEVPRQVLLWRTILAELERAYNHVGDIGNMCAGVGFALGNANGSQCKEKLQRLNSDFFGHRFLRGIVVPGGLRSIPSQKDSQAILDRLHELAYDFEEWIPLLLNHDGFRQRAVNTGVLNPVSAIDLGVTGPAARASGIANDWRELHAHLLYPELKVNSMIEHGGDAWSRLVVRVKEARESFRFLKNLLQEGTKGPVYEYENSKLFLEQKLRPWQPAWGCVESPRGTDVIWLMMDDENKIYRCRIRSASYANWPAVPLTVPGNIVPDFPLINKSFELCYSCCDR
- a CDS encoding TerD family protein, translated to MISLQKGQKIDLTKGNPGLAKIIVGLGWDTNKYSGGSDFDLDASAFLLDKSSRAGGIEDFIYYNNLVGGDGSVKHTGDNLTGDGEGDDEQIKVDLAAVPVHVDKIAITVTIHEAIQRGQNFGQVSNAFVRVVNEVNGQEVMRYDLGEDFSVETALVVCELYRHQGEWKFNAVGSGFSGGLAALCSNYGLQVG
- a CDS encoding TerC family protein; protein product: MDSVANFFQGIFASYAQFFSLDALLATLTDPVSLGIIGSLIILEGLLSADNALVLAVLVRGLPKRQQKKALFYGIGGAYLFRFLAIGFGLYLVQIRWVKIIGALYLLWMSAKYFFSSKDEDDSSIETSDKSFWAVVLQVELMDIAFSIDSVLAAFGVSGKVWVLFLGAIFGILMMRGVARIFLVLIEKYPELETTAYVLIALIGAKMMASVFGYLISDELFFIILIVVFFSTFLFHYINVKLGKSNNEKTDSVKKSKTKVS
- the nuoB gene encoding NADH-quinone oxidoreductase subunit NuoB is translated as MLSLLLRKLKMGRLTEKDGNLLSSQKSSKLPSSFTKSLQIRHLDCGSCNGCDWELTAIGNSLYDHQHFGIDFVASPRHADLLMCTGPGSTQLLYAAHETYEAMPKPKWVVAVGDCAINGGVFKGAYASAEGIGNVLPVDIKIPGCPPSPDNIMKALLEVMGKS
- a CDS encoding hydrogenase; amino-acid sequence: MVGIPENELNLLVFVLLTCGLCVVYSSRVEKALFWWTLQTFAVSFLVLVQGLYSRELEVIIVGALLLIGKVGIIPVLLGRVLRDSKTEWVGEIYLKRTSSLVVAGALTLIAYEVTKPLMALPLPGFRNGLAVGIALIFYGLLLMMVRKVAIVQVLGILLIDNGIFLAGFFLTQGMPLLVEMGSMFDILVGIVIIVILSRQMLENYNSLNVDHMRSLKG
- a CDS encoding TerD family protein translates to MATINLQKGQKIDLTKGNPGLAKIMVGLGWDEVSKPKSGGILGGLFGGGAPAAIDCDASAILLDERGKLTSKDRLVYFGNLKSADKSVKHSGDNLTGAGDGDDEQIQVDLSNVPSAIQKIVFVVNIYDCVKRKQDFGLIANAFIRVVNPVNGQEFCKYNLAESYSGKTSLVVAEVYRHNNEWKFAAIGEGTNDASLSELIRRYQ
- a CDS encoding proton-conducting transporter membrane subunit, whose protein sequence is MINKGGQSVRKLLMTLSLALAGAGLIWGIVMTRGGEWIKTGFRFFTGEGAGLSLTWKVDGLTVFFLFILLLGQGLSSLYSIGYLKEYEEKKKSLWPFFTGWFLFLGSMFGVLLADDGFSFLLMWEMMSLFSFFLVLYEHEDPQNRKSAYIYLVMTHVATVFLTAATMFLYSKTGSFAFEVWAGVVPMLTTVQLNLLFLAFFVGLGSKAGFVPFHIWLPYAHSAAPSPVSTLMSGVMVKVALYLFFRLVWLMLGPGPVWWGWLFLLIGALSALVGILFASVQSDLKKLLAYSTIENVGILGMALGSAFLARSWQNDWAMNLALVAFFWHALQHMLFKSLLFMGAGNIIQATHTRNLERLGGLLRRMPKTGLAALVGIVGITALPPLGGFWGELILFQSLWLNTLELTGGWSKVFLPISIGILALVGGLSLATFVKWFGIAFLGQARSNVAERAEEAHPVQFITPLLVGGLAILSVLWPAATLEFINLPMSVLRTGEVISIGSNLGKPLFMTSVYLILISLLTVVVVVLTKRGTRRVTATWNCGTPLTSRMQYSATGLTKPIRILFSKAVGSHRHVERNFVESSYSLRSLRYEGRSKEVFEDVFYRPLIHGLFWVASQIRKLQEGSIHLYIGYLLITVIVVLILGR
- a CDS encoding TerD family protein, encoding MAISLQKGQKVDLTKSNPGLSKIVVGLGWDVNKYDGGKDFDLDSAAFMLNTEGKVVNDKDFVFYNNSTSSDGSVLHTGDNRSGAGEGDDEQIKVDLSTVPSSIAKISFGITIHEARERNQNFGQVSNAYVRVLNEASGEEIIRYDLGEDFSVETAVVVGELYRNNTEWKFNAIGSGYQNGLAGLCKDFGLDV